One genomic region from Marinobacter szutsaonensis encodes:
- the yhbY gene encoding ribosome assembly RNA-binding protein YhbY: MSLSPEQRREYRAIAHNLKPVIIVGDKGLSEGLQEELERALNDHELIKIKVASQDREARQEAINALCEASGAEVVQAIGKIAVLLRRAKKPNPKLSNLLRHKH, encoded by the coding sequence ATGAGCCTTTCACCGGAACAGCGCCGGGAATACCGGGCCATTGCCCACAACCTGAAACCCGTGATCATCGTGGGAGACAAAGGCCTGTCCGAGGGACTCCAGGAAGAGCTGGAGCGCGCACTCAACGATCACGAGCTGATCAAGATCAAGGTGGCCAGCCAGGACCGTGAAGCCCGCCAGGAGGCCATCAACGCCCTGTGTGAGGCGTCCGGGGCCGAGGTGGTGCAGGCCATCGGCAAGATTGCTGTCCTGCTGCGCCGGGCCAAAAAGCCGAACCCGAAGCTGTCGAACCTGCTTCGGCACAAGCACTGA
- the glmM gene encoding phosphoglucosamine mutase, whose translation MSDRKYFGTDGIRGRVGEFPITPEFMLRLGWAAGQAFKKDGQRNSVLIGKDTRLSGYMFESALEAGLSAAGVDVKLLGPMPTPAIAYLTRTFRASAGIVISASHNPHHDNGIKFFSSAGTKLDDALEAEIERWLDRPLEVCEPSELGKASRVDDAPGRYVEFCKSTVPNEFTMDGLHVVLDCAHGATYHVAPKVFRELGAKVSLIGADPDGLNINLDVGSTHLDALKATVLEKKADLGIAFDGDGDRVLMVDRDGSEVDGDELLYIIASQRYAEGRLNGGVVGTLMTNLGVELALKDAGIDFERAKVGDRYVMERLVANNWVLGGEGSGHMVIRDCTTTGDGIVSALQVMLAIHKSGKTLAELRQGMTKLPQKMINVRVAERFDPLSRADIVDALRQAEADLGEAGRVLLRASGTEPLIRVMVEGQVEADIVRVVEELADVVEQSSR comes from the coding sequence ATGTCCGATCGCAAATATTTTGGTACCGACGGCATTCGTGGCCGGGTCGGTGAGTTCCCTATTACCCCGGAATTCATGCTGCGCCTCGGCTGGGCCGCCGGCCAGGCGTTCAAGAAGGATGGTCAGCGCAACAGTGTGCTGATCGGCAAGGACACCCGGTTGTCCGGTTACATGTTCGAATCCGCGCTGGAAGCAGGTTTGTCTGCTGCCGGTGTGGACGTAAAGCTGCTCGGCCCGATGCCGACGCCGGCTATTGCCTATCTCACCCGTACTTTCCGGGCCTCCGCCGGCATCGTGATCAGTGCGTCCCATAATCCGCACCACGACAACGGCATCAAGTTCTTCTCATCGGCCGGCACCAAGCTTGACGATGCCCTTGAGGCGGAAATCGAGCGCTGGTTGGATCGCCCGCTGGAAGTGTGCGAGCCCTCCGAGCTCGGCAAGGCGTCACGGGTAGATGATGCGCCCGGCCGGTACGTAGAGTTCTGCAAGAGCACGGTGCCCAACGAGTTCACCATGGACGGCCTGCATGTGGTCCTGGATTGTGCCCACGGTGCTACCTATCACGTGGCGCCCAAGGTGTTCCGGGAGCTCGGTGCCAAAGTGTCGCTCATCGGTGCCGACCCCGACGGCCTGAACATCAACCTGGATGTTGGCTCTACCCACCTGGATGCGCTCAAGGCGACGGTGCTGGAGAAGAAGGCCGATCTCGGTATCGCCTTCGACGGCGACGGCGACCGGGTGCTGATGGTGGATCGCGATGGCTCCGAGGTGGATGGCGATGAGTTGCTTTACATCATTGCCTCACAGCGTTATGCCGAAGGCCGTCTGAACGGGGGCGTGGTTGGTACCCTGATGACCAATCTCGGCGTTGAGCTGGCGCTGAAAGATGCCGGTATCGACTTCGAGCGCGCCAAAGTGGGCGACCGCTACGTGATGGAGCGACTGGTCGCCAATAATTGGGTGCTTGGCGGCGAGGGCTCAGGCCACATGGTGATCAGGGACTGCACCACCACCGGTGATGGCATTGTCTCGGCCCTGCAGGTGATGCTGGCTATCCACAAGTCCGGCAAGACCCTGGCCGAGCTGCGCCAGGGCATGACCAAGCTGCCCCAGAAGATGATCAACGTACGGGTGGCGGAGCGTTTTGACCCGTTGTCCCGTGCCGACATCGTTGACGCGTTGCGCCAGGCCGAAGCGGATCTGGGCGAGGCCGGTCGGGTCCTGCTGCGAGCGTCGGGGACGGAGCCATTGATCCGGGTCATGGTGGAGGGCCAGGTCGAGGCAGACATTGTCCGGGTGGTCGAAGAGCTGGCCGATGTGGTCGAGCAATCGAGCAGGTAA
- the ftsH gene encoding ATP-dependent zinc metalloprotease FtsH, with protein sequence MNDMAKNLVLWLIIAAVLLMVFQNFSPTTTGQQVNYSQFVEMVQQGQVQRVTIDGLEIQGTRGDGSQFQTIRPQVSDNKLMDDLLANNVEVIGKEPERQSLWTQLLVAAFPILIIIALFVFFMRQMQGGGGGKGPMSFGKSKARLMSEDQIKTTFADVAGVDEAKEDVKELVDFLRDPSKFQRLGGSIPKGVLMVGQPGTGKTLLAKAIAGEAKVPFFSISGSDFVEMFVGVGASRVRDMFEQAKKQSPCIIFIDEIDAVGRHRGAGMGGGHDEREQTLNQLLVEMDGFEGNEGVIVIAATNRPDVLDPALLRPGRFDRQVVVGLPDIIGREQILKVHMKKVPLADGVEPSLIARGTPGFSGADLANLVNEAALFAARRNQRLVSMEEFELAKDKIMMGAERKSMVMSEKEKRNTAYHESGHAIVGRLMPEHDPVYKVSIIPRGRALGVTMFLPEEDKYSHSKRFLISSICSLFGGRIAEELTLGFDGVTTGASNDIERATSLARNMVTRWGLSEKLGPLQYDTDSEEPFLGRSAGQSQTVYSPETAQRIDEEVRNIIDTCYETAKQILVDNRDKLDLMAEALMKYETIDRYQIDDIMEGREPRPPKGWGGSGPAGGVQAGEPEKAPEPKGSDDGRQPGVGRPAGEH encoded by the coding sequence TTGAACGATATGGCAAAAAATCTGGTTCTCTGGCTGATAATAGCCGCCGTGCTGCTGATGGTGTTTCAGAATTTCTCTCCCACCACCACCGGCCAACAAGTCAACTATTCCCAGTTCGTGGAGATGGTCCAACAGGGCCAGGTTCAGCGGGTGACCATTGACGGTCTGGAAATCCAGGGTACCCGCGGTGACGGTTCCCAGTTTCAGACGATCCGGCCCCAGGTGTCGGATAACAAGCTGATGGACGACCTGCTCGCGAACAACGTCGAGGTGATCGGTAAGGAGCCTGAGCGCCAGAGCCTGTGGACACAGCTGCTGGTGGCGGCATTCCCGATACTGATCATTATCGCTCTATTCGTCTTCTTCATGCGCCAGATGCAGGGCGGCGGTGGTGGCAAAGGCCCCATGTCGTTCGGCAAGAGCAAGGCGCGCCTGATGAGTGAAGACCAGATCAAGACCACCTTCGCTGACGTCGCCGGTGTCGACGAAGCCAAGGAGGACGTGAAGGAGCTGGTGGACTTCCTGCGGGATCCGAGCAAGTTCCAGCGTCTGGGCGGCAGCATTCCCAAGGGTGTGCTGATGGTCGGCCAGCCGGGTACCGGTAAGACCCTGCTCGCCAAGGCGATTGCCGGCGAGGCCAAGGTGCCGTTCTTCTCCATCTCCGGTTCCGACTTCGTTGAAATGTTCGTGGGCGTGGGTGCATCCCGTGTCCGTGACATGTTCGAACAGGCCAAGAAACAGAGCCCGTGCATCATCTTCATCGACGAGATTGATGCGGTCGGTCGCCACCGTGGTGCCGGCATGGGTGGTGGCCACGACGAGCGTGAACAGACTCTGAACCAGCTGCTGGTAGAGATGGACGGCTTTGAGGGTAACGAAGGCGTGATCGTGATCGCCGCTACCAACCGTCCGGATGTTCTGGACCCGGCCCTGCTGCGTCCGGGTCGTTTCGACCGCCAGGTGGTGGTTGGTCTGCCGGACATCATTGGCCGCGAGCAGATCCTGAAGGTGCACATGAAGAAAGTGCCCCTGGCAGACGGTGTAGAGCCTTCCCTGATTGCCCGTGGTACGCCCGGATTTTCCGGTGCCGATCTCGCCAACCTGGTGAACGAGGCTGCCCTGTTTGCCGCACGCCGTAACCAGCGTCTGGTGTCCATGGAAGAGTTCGAGCTCGCCAAAGACAAGATCATGATGGGCGCCGAGCGCAAGTCCATGGTCATGAGCGAGAAAGAGAAGCGGAACACTGCTTACCACGAGTCTGGCCATGCCATTGTCGGCCGTCTGATGCCCGAGCATGATCCGGTGTACAAGGTGAGCATCATCCCCCGTGGCCGAGCCCTGGGTGTGACCATGTTCCTGCCGGAAGAGGACAAGTACAGTCACAGCAAGCGCTTCCTGATCAGTTCCATCTGCAGTCTGTTCGGTGGCCGTATCGCGGAAGAGCTGACCCTCGGCTTCGACGGTGTCACCACCGGTGCCTCCAACGACATCGAGCGTGCTACCAGTCTGGCCCGTAACATGGTGACCCGTTGGGGTCTGTCCGAGAAACTGGGTCCGCTGCAGTACGATACCGACAGCGAAGAGCCGTTCCTGGGCCGTTCAGCCGGTCAGTCGCAGACTGTGTACTCGCCGGAAACCGCCCAGCGGATCGACGAAGAGGTTCGTAACATCATCGATACCTGCTACGAGACTGCCAAGCAGATCCTGGTCGACAACCGGGACAAGCTGGACCTCATGGCGGAAGCGTTGATGAAATATGAAACCATTGATCGCTACCAGATCGACGACATCATGGAAGGCCGCGAACCGCGTCCGCCCAAAGGTTGGGGTGGTAGTGGCCCGGCCGGTGGGGTGCAGGCCGGCGAGCCGGAAAAGGCTCCGGAGCCGAAGGGTTCCGATGACGGTCGCCAACCCGGTGTAGGTCGGCCGGCCGGAGAGCACTGA
- the folP gene encoding dihydropteroate synthase has translation MEMNFAGRVLDMSRCHVMGILNVTPDSFSDGGKFNSRDAALARARQMVADGAAFIDVGGESTRPGAAPVSLQEELDRVCPVVEAIAGELDTVISVDTSSPEVMTETAKLGAGLINDVRALQRSSAPEAAAAAGIPVCIMHIQGEPDTMQDRPEYRNVRRDVSSFLTERMRVAEQAGVLPENIVLDPGFGFGKSLEHNLQLLASMEQLHILGHPLLIGISRKSMLGKITGREVDERLPASIAAATIAAMKGASIVRVHDVRETVDAVRVVAAMKEAG, from the coding sequence ATGGAAATGAACTTTGCCGGACGGGTGTTGGACATGTCCCGTTGTCATGTCATGGGAATTCTCAACGTTACGCCGGATTCCTTCTCCGACGGCGGAAAATTCAACTCCCGGGATGCCGCTTTGGCGCGGGCCCGGCAAATGGTCGCTGATGGCGCGGCGTTCATTGATGTCGGTGGAGAATCCACTCGCCCGGGCGCAGCACCGGTATCTCTTCAGGAAGAGCTGGATAGGGTCTGCCCCGTAGTGGAAGCGATCGCCGGGGAGCTGGATACGGTGATCTCCGTGGATACCAGTTCACCGGAAGTGATGACCGAGACTGCAAAGCTGGGTGCCGGACTGATCAACGATGTACGCGCGCTTCAGCGCAGTAGTGCCCCGGAGGCGGCCGCTGCCGCCGGCATTCCGGTGTGCATCATGCATATTCAGGGCGAGCCGGACACTATGCAGGATCGCCCGGAGTACCGCAACGTCCGCCGGGACGTCAGTTCGTTCCTGACCGAACGTATGCGGGTGGCGGAGCAAGCCGGCGTGCTCCCGGAGAACATCGTCCTCGATCCAGGCTTTGGTTTCGGCAAGAGTCTGGAGCACAACCTGCAGTTGCTCGCCTCCATGGAGCAGCTCCACATCCTGGGGCATCCCCTGTTGATTGGTATTTCCCGCAAATCCATGTTGGGTAAGATTACCGGCCGTGAGGTGGATGAAAGGTTGCCCGCAAGCATCGCGGCCGCGACAATAGCCGCCATGAAAGGTGCCAGCATCGTGCGTGTCCACGATGTCAGGGAAACAGTGGATGCCGTCAGGGTCGTGGCGGCCATGAAGGAGGCGGGTTGA
- the greA gene encoding transcription elongation factor GreA, producing MADRVPMTKVGEARLREELKKLKSEDRPQVIAAIAEAREHGDLKENAEYHAAREQQGFIEGRIQEIEGKLASAQVIDVTTMENTGKVIFGTTVHLVNVDTDEEVTYQIVGEDEADIKKGKLSISSPIARALVGKDEGDVVAIRVPSGTVEYEIAEVEYI from the coding sequence ATGGCTGACAGAGTACCCATGACCAAGGTGGGTGAGGCCCGCCTCCGCGAGGAGCTTAAGAAGCTGAAGTCCGAAGATCGTCCGCAGGTGATTGCGGCGATTGCCGAAGCCCGCGAACACGGCGATCTGAAGGAAAACGCCGAGTACCATGCTGCCCGAGAGCAGCAGGGCTTCATCGAAGGCAGGATTCAGGAAATCGAAGGCAAGCTCGCCTCCGCCCAGGTGATTGACGTCACCACCATGGAGAACACCGGCAAGGTCATCTTCGGCACCACCGTGCATCTGGTGAACGTGGACACCGATGAGGAAGTGACCTACCAGATCGTTGGCGAGGACGAAGCCGACATCAAGAAGGGTAAGCTCTCTATCTCTTCCCCGATCGCCCGTGCCCTCGTGGGTAAGGACGAAGGCGATGTTGTCGCGATCCGCGTGCCGTCCGGTACCGTGGAGTACGAGATTGCCGAGGTGGAGTACATCTGA